TGAGCAATGGTTGTTTTAATCGAGTCATGATTAGCGAGATGAGAAAAGAAACAAGCAAGACCAAAGCTAATTCAGTGAACAGATTAAACATAATGGTATCTGACAAAAACCCCCTTTAAAAAAGTTTCTTTAAAAAATAGCCACGAAGGTATGTTTTGCAAGTAAATTTATAAATAGTTCAATTCATAAAAAACTGTATGAAAACGAAGAATCCTGAGAAGCTCATCACAACAATTATTACCATCATCATTTTGTTTTGGAGCACCATATTTGTTCCCGCACTCATCATGGTCGTTTTACTCTTTTCAGGATACCAATTTACCTCTCCCTCTCTACAAATACAAAACCCCATTTTATATTACAACATCATCATATTTCCAGCAATTATCTGTATAACAAACATAACTAGCTGGCTTCTTCTTAAAAAGAGAAAATACCAAGCTGCATTAGTAGTGAGTTTACTGCCACTTCTTAACGTATTCATTGAACTAGTCCTAGCAGATATTGCTTTAGTAGTAGGATAAATATCAACTACGCAAGCAAAAAAAGCAAAAAAAATAATCACTAGTATGACATTAGTTGATTAAATTGCGAAACAGAGCATTTTTAAATACCTAAAACAATCCCCTATATGAATGGCACAAGTTTTAACAAAAGAATACATAGAGCAAAATCCTGAAGTAATCGAAAGACTAAAGAAAAGTGTTTTTATCTATCCAACAGACACCATTTACGGTATTGGTTGCGATGCCACCAACGAAGAACTTGTTGCGCGCGTTCGAGAGATTAAAAAACGAGAACACGTTCCATTCTCAGTTATTGTTCCTAACAAAAAACTCATCAAGAATAATTGCCAATTATCTGATGAAGCAAACACTTGGCTTGATAAGCTTCCAGGCCCATACACCTTAATTCTACCACTTGCTAAGTCATTTGTAGCGCCAAACGTCTCACCAGATGGCAAAACCATTGGTGTTCGCATGCTGAGCAATTGGTTTCAAGAAATAGTTGAGCAACTAGGAATTCCCATTGTTACGACTAGCGTGAATCTACATGGCAAGCCATTTATGACTTCTTTTAAAACAATGGATGCAGATATCAAAAAACAAGTAGACATCATTATTGATGATGGCGAACTACATCATAGACCTTCACAACTCATTAATCTGTTGAATGAACCAGAAGCAGAACCAGAAGAACATTACTAGGTAAAATTCAGAAGATTTATAAATTTAAACTTCTTCTATTTTTAATAAAAGCTAAAAATAGTGAAAATAGCTTGTAGATAAAACATACACAAATTTATGAACGAATACTATGACTAAACCAATTGAAGAGTACAAAAAAATTGTTGCAGAGATTGAGCAAAAAAAAGGTGTAAAGGTAGCAACAGCTAAGATTGTTGCAGAAATATTTGCCACCCCTGAAGAAATTAGCATCGAAGAACTTGCAAACAAAACAAAATACTCACTAGCAACAATAAGTAACAACGTCTCGTTTCTTGAGCAAATTGGCGTCATTAGCCGCATAAAAAAGCCAGGATCAAAAAGAATCTATGTTACTGCAGAAAGAGATTTTATCAATATACTCATAAAAAGCATGAATAAAAATCACGAAATTGCAGTTAGGCCACTTAAACAAATACTACCCGGACTTATCGCTGAACAAAAAAAACTCGTCAAACACGCTCAAGAATCCAATCGTAAAAAACAACTCAAAGAAGAACTAAACATCATTCAACAGCATTATGAACAAGTACGTATCATGGAACAATTATTAGATCACGTCATCTCGCAATGCAACAAAAACAGGAACCTACTATGACACAAAAAATAATCATCGAACTTAGAGACGTTTGGAAAACCTACAAAATGGGCGATAATGAAGTCCATGCTCTTCGAGGACTCAACCTCAAAGTTCACCGAGGAGAATTTGTAGCAGTTATGGGGCCCTCAGGTAGTGGAAAATCAACAGCAATGAACATGATAGGCGTACTAGATAGGCCGAGCAAAGGAGCAATTTATTTAGAAGGAACGGACATAGCAAAACTTTCCGAATCGCGACTCGCCCAAATTAGAGGGAAAAAAATAGGATTTATTTTCCAAAAATTCAACCTTATTAACACCCTTACTGCAAAAGAAAATATCACCCTCCCACTCATATTTCAAGGTATGCAATACGAAGAGCGAGAAAAACGAGCAGACGAACTACTGGACATGGTCGATTTATCGGACAGAAAACATCACCGACCAAACGAACTCTCAGGCGGACAACAACAACGAGTAGCAATTGCTCGCGCGCTAGCCGTAAACCCAGAAGTCATCCTTGCAGACGAACCAACAGGAAACCTCGATAGCAAAACAAGCGGAACTGTTATGGACTTTTTAAAAAAACTACATAAAGAACAAGGAACAACAATAGTCATGGTCACACACGATGCTGATACAGCAAAAGTAGCAAGCCGAGTAGAAACGCTTCGTGACGGAAAAATCATTACACAAAAACACAAAGGTGAGCACCTATGAAAAAAATAATATTATTAGCAATACTGCTTTTGGCCATTGTGCCATTAGCAAGTGCAGAAGTGACGTTAACATCAAATCTGATACGATACGAACCATTACCCGCGCAACCAGGACAATACGTCACCGTATTTGTTGAAATTGAAAACACGGGAAATGAAGACGCGAGAAATACGATTATTGAGCTTCCTAATCAATTTCCATTCAGCGTCACCGGTGAACAACAAAAAGAAATCGGGACTATTAAATCTCAACAAAGCTATGTTATTACTTATCAACTTAGAGTTGATAGCCAAGCAGTCGTTGGAAACAACGAACTCGTTGTTCGCTACAGTCCAGATGGAAAAAACTTATGGAAAGAAGATAGACACGCCATCAGAGTACAACCAACTGGCGCATCCTTAAGCGTTACCGATATTATGATGACACCGGAAGAAATAGCTCCCGGAGAAGAAGGAACCATTCAAATCACCATTAAAAATACTGCAGATGTTCTTCTTCGAGATATCTCCTTACAACTAGGTATGGTTTCAATAGTTGGCAGCAACGTAATTGACTTGCCATTTATTCCAACAAACTCAGTTACAGAAAAAAGAATTAGTAGACTCGCGCCAGATAAACAAACCATTCTTAGCTTCACTGTAAAATCATATCCAACAGCAAGCCCGGGATACTATAAACTACCTTTGAGCATGACCTTTTATGATCAAGAAGGAACAGAAACACAACAAGACGATTATATCGGAGTAGTTGTTAAAGCAGTACCTGAACTGAAAATTTATGTAGATGACAACGAAAAACTTGTACAAGGACAAGAAGGAGAAGTCTCGCTAAAATTTGTTAATAAGGGAGTAAGCGACTTAAAATTTCTCGATGTTGAAATTCTCCCAGGAGAAGGATATGATTTAGTTGGTAGACCTCAAGCATATGTTGGCGACCTTGATTCTGATGATTATCGAACAGAAACATTTAGTATTACACCAAACAAAGAATCTGTAGAACTTCTCGTACAGCATACCTACAAAGATGACAATAATGTAGAATATGAAACAACAGAAACAGTAGTTGTGGATTGCGGATGTACAGACAAGAATGGCAATCAACAAACATCTCCATGGATTATTGCTC
The genomic region above belongs to Candidatus Woesearchaeota archaeon and contains:
- a CDS encoding HTH domain-containing protein; amino-acid sequence: MTKPIEEYKKIVAEIEQKKGVKVATAKIVAEIFATPEEISIEELANKTKYSLATISNNVSFLEQIGVISRIKKPGSKRIYVTAERDFINILIKSMNKNHEIAVRPLKQILPGLIAEQKKLVKHAQESNRKKQLKEELNIIQQHYEQVRIMEQLLDHVISQCNKNRNLL
- a CDS encoding ABC transporter ATP-binding protein, producing MIELRDVWKTYKMGDNEVHALRGLNLKVHRGEFVAVMGPSGSGKSTAMNMIGVLDRPSKGAIYLEGTDIAKLSESRLAQIRGKKIGFIFQKFNLINTLTAKENITLPLIFQGMQYEEREKRADELLDMVDLSDRKHHRPNELSGGQQQRVAIARALAVNPEVILADEPTGNLDSKTSGTVMDFLKKLHKEQGTTIVMVTHDADTAKVASRVETLRDGKIITQKHKGEHL
- a CDS encoding threonylcarbamoyl-AMP synthase; translation: MAQVLTKEYIEQNPEVIERLKKSVFIYPTDTIYGIGCDATNEELVARVREIKKREHVPFSVIVPNKKLIKNNCQLSDEANTWLDKLPGPYTLILPLAKSFVAPNVSPDGKTIGVRMLSNWFQEIVEQLGIPIVTTSVNLHGKPFMTSFKTMDADIKKQVDIIIDDGELHHRPSQLINLLNEPEAEPEEHY